Proteins encoded by one window of Cyprinus carpio isolate SPL01 chromosome B6, ASM1834038v1, whole genome shotgun sequence:
- the LOC109107698 gene encoding matrix metalloproteinase-24-like, whose product MAGVGARGRKTGLPGFCWKTCYFHILFWVVSVCGEERTFIVETWLKNYGYLLPHDIRTSDLRSEKAMQSAVAAMQRFYGIPVTGVLDQTTIEWMRKPRCGVPDHPHISRRRRNKRYALTGQKWREKKITYSIHNFTPKVGEKDTQRAIRQAFDVWQTVTPLTFQEVAYSEIKNEGKEADIMIFFASGFHGDSSPFDGEGGFLAHAYFPGPGIGGDTHFDSDEPWTLGNANHDGNDLFLVAVHELGHALGLEHSNDPSAIMAPFYQYMDTHNFKLPLDDLQGIQKIYGIPTAMLEPTRPLPTLPARRTHPTSERKHDRHRPARPPSGDRPSSPGNGRPNICDGNFNTVAFFRREMFVFKDRWFWRLRSNKVQEGYPMLIEQFWKGLPPRIDAAYERSDGKFVFFKGDKYWVFKEVTAEPGYPHSLVELGNCLPRDGIDTALRWEPVGKTYFFKGDQYWRYNEEKRTADPGYPKPISVWKGIPDAPQGAFISREGFYTYFYKGKDYWKFDNQKLTVEPGYPKSILKDWMGCDQSEVEKNKDRHLPHDDVDIMVAINDVPSTVNAIAVVIPCILSLCILVLVYTIFQFKNKNVQQHVTYYKHPVQEWV is encoded by the exons ACATGGCTGAAGAACTATGGCTACCTGCTCCCTCATGATATCCGGACATCGGACCTGCGATCGGAGAAAGCCATGCAGTCGGCGGTCGCTGCCATGCAGCGGTTTTATGGTATTCCAGTGACGGGAGTGCTTGATCAAACCACCATCG agtgGATGAGAAAACCTCGGTGTGGAGTCCCAGATCACCCTCACATCAGCCGACGTAGGAGAAATAAACGCTATGCCCTCACTGGCCAGAAATGGAGGGAGAAAAAGATCACATACAG CATACATAATTTCACCCCCAAGGTGGGCGAGAAAGACACCCAGAGGGCCATTCGCCAGGCCTTCGACGTTTGGCAGACAGTGACCCCGCTGACCTTTCAGGAAGTGGCCTACTCTGAGATCAAGAATGAGGGTAAAGAGGCGGACATCATGATCTTCTTTGCCtctggtttccatggtgacagtTCTCCTTTTGATGGAGAGGGAGGTTTTTTAGCTCATGCATATTTTCCCGGTCCTGGAATTGGTGGAGACACACACTTTGACTCTGATGAGCCCTGGACATTAGGAAACGCCAATCACGACG GCAATGACCTTTTCCTGGTGGCCGTACATGAGTTGGGCCACGCGTTGGGTCTGGAACATTCTAACGACCCCAGTGCGATCATGGCCCCCTTTTACCAGTACATGGACACGCACAACTTCAAACTGCCTCTAGACGACCTTCAGGGGATCCAGAAAATCTACG GTATTCCCACAGCCATGCTGGAGCCCACCCGACCTCTTCCTACTCTACCTGCACGACGCACACACCCCACCTCTGAGAGGAAACACGACCGGCATCGCCCCGCTCGCCCACCCTCTGGAGATCGACCGTCCTCGCCCGGAAACGGAAGACCCAACATCTGCGATGGCAACTTCAACACTGTGGCCTTCTTTCGACGGgagatgtttgtttttaag GATCGCTGGTTCTGGCGTTTGCGCAGCAACAAAGTTCAGGAAGGCTATCCCATGTTGATAGAGCAGTTCTGGAAGGGTCTGCCTCCTCGCATTGATGCTGCTTACGAGAGATCAGATGGCAAATTTGTGTTCTTCAAAG GGGATAAATACTGGGTCTTCAAGGAGGTTACAGCAGAGCCCGGGTATCCTCACAGCCTGGTAGAGCTGGGCAACTGTCTGCCCCGAGATGGCATCGACACAGCCTTACGCTGGGAACCTGTCGGCAAAACTTACTTCTTCAAGGGCGACCAGTACTGGCGTTACAATGAGGAGAAGCGTACCGCTGACCCAGGCTATCCCAAACCCATCAGCGTCTGGAAGGGCATCCCTGATGCACCGCAAGGAGCCTTCATCAGTCGAGAAGGAT TTTATACCTACTTTTACAAAGGAAAGGATTACTGGAAGTTCGATAACCAGAAGTTAACGGTGGAGCCAGGCTACCCAAAATCAATCCTCAAAGACTGGATGGGCTGCGATCAATCAGAAGTAGAAAAGAACAAGGACCGTCACCTCCCTCATGATGACGTTGACATCATGGTCGCCATTAATGACGTACCCAGCACTGTAAACGCAATCGCTGTGGTCATCCCATGCATCCTCTCACTGTGCATTCTGGTCCTTGTGTATACTATCTTCCAGTTCAAGAACAAAAACGTCCAACAACACGTGACCTACTACAAACACCCAGTGCAGGAATGGGTATGA